The Pieris rapae chromosome 9, ilPieRapa1.1, whole genome shotgun sequence region ACAAATGTCCGTGATTGATAAATCAGTTGACGTTTGTGTCCCGCGCTGCGATACGATGCGAAAACTTTCCCCCACTCCCTTGCTTAATgctcaagaagtttgccggtaCCAGAAAGAGTACTACATAATTAGGCATTAAGTCCATGGGATAATGTTTAACATACACGACCACCGACGGAGTAAAGACCTCCAAATTCTTTCACTTTTCCAATCAACACAAGATTTTCCAATCCCTTGCCGTTtttattccaattttccaGGTTTATGTTTCATTTCGTCAGTGttcgtaatttaaatataattatgtgcTTTTGCTCATAGCTTTGGATGGTAAAAGGGCTTATATATCTTACCAATCCCTTACATCAATTATAAACCAGTTAAATGATGACGAGtctgacaataaaaaaataaatgtttttttgacatacgagGTTGTCGTTCTACAGTGACGATAATCTCGTatgtcaattattaattattataattaaatatgacaaTTCGActgaaattacaatatattcatGACTGTTTGATTTGTGTTACTTCAGACAGTGGAATTAACAAATATCGCACCAGTGTTGACTGCCGTTCAGACAGTAACCCCGATACGAGATTTCTTCTCCGCCCAACAATTGGTCAGTGTAAATGCGGCCGGGCTCTATACAGTGGCAGTGGAAGCCGCTTTCGTCGACGACAAAGGGGAGTTGTGGAATACGGGACCTAGGTCTTCTATTGTTATTAAGGTAATCTAACCTAACTATATaatcttcaaaatatttccatgcaatttatttattgaaaaaaattgccAACGGGCATTATGATAAAgtcttaaaatgttatttcttGAAAGTCATAGAAATAACAATCTAAACTAATTGTACACGCTTAACGGGAGAACACAGCATCCATTtttatgtgattttaaaagtgagaaaaattataatctgATAGATAAAGAAATTTTGGAAGGGATACCTCTGTCGGTACCAATATTGCGACTGCGTTTTATACTAAAAGATATCGAAGTGTtgtcttaatttataattttttttattttataaactctCAAAGTATTCCTCTCTTTCTCTTCTCTCTCTctgtctctctctctctctctctctctattttgactttgattgataattattatacgtgTTAATATTACATTCCCGACTTCAGGTAATTTTCGTTCATTCATAATTTAGAAAtcaatactgtatatttttttttaataatcatggTTATTATACTCCAGTTAAATATGCTCAAGTGGCCAACAGTGTATAACTCAATTTTATCCTTGAAATGTCTTTAAACTAATAAGCTTTTGgttatattaatgtaagttatatattatatgtaatatttttaatttacaggcTCATGAAGATCCAAGTACTAAGGGCAACGCACAGACCACTAGAAGTCGCTTTTAatgagttattattataagttagtCTTgtgaataatacatattttaatgatgtttttatgtattacaaGAAATTGAAGCCTtattataaaacctttaaacAAAAtgcttttgtaaaataaaattctggcACCTCAAACTTAATTCACTTTATTTAAGACATATCAAATGGTGTTTTATTACAACCTACATAGTCtaggttagttattattagtatttttagcTAAAGGTTTTTAGCACTAAAACCTCACTGGCACATGTAACTGAAGAAGAACATTTTAGATTTtcattgaaagaaaaaaaatcgacCTTTCAAAATAAGCTATAATTAGGTTGTTggaatattactaaaaatacacataagCTAAAAACAATTTGACATTCTGTTCAGctcaataataaaagtaactgACTTTCAAGCTAAGTCGCAGGTACTCactagtttataattaaaactaaaacaaaaagcaGGTAATTCCCTCCTAATTGAatctcattttttaaatcggactaatcataaatattaataggtaATTTTGACCGTGAACGTATGAGATCATAGATTTAAGAGATTAACAttacgtaataattattaaatgaaatcttGATTGTCTAAGGATATCAGTCCGCTttacgtccttgatttgagaacagatagaaattttaaattattacttatacatAGTTTcttaacgttttttttaatgcattttttgATTGGTTATGCGAGCTTTATACAGTACACGCTACATACAGTACGCAGTGTTTATACACATGTATTTCCAACCTGGAGGCTTTTAAGTCTTATACCTGCAAATACTAAGTAGATACAATTGTATCCAGTAAAAGGAAACAGAAAGCTTATTACCCAATTGCTATTATGCTATTTTGGTAAGGAAAATAACATCACATTGGGCATGTAACATTTAGAGATACTccactaatttaaaaacactagATACAGCTACTAATCACAACACACTGCATCACTCCTACTTAGAACAACATGCAGGATCGTCGCTGATTGTAAACAGTTGCGAGTTGCGACCCAGTGCGGCGTATGATACCGACTCAAACAAGCAAGCATCTAAGTTAAACTGATCGAAAATCCTCTCTTAAGGTTGGAGGCACTTTACCATCCTTTTTCTACAATTCAATAGATATGTGAGAAGTTATAGCCTTTGTACTTTTTATCATTaccatacaataaaaaaatatatcataggTAATTTTATCGTCGTTAAGAATAacataatactaaaaataattgtattccggtaaaataatttttattaaagtaatgaaaaatatttgcacGTTTTTTGTGCATTTATCGCTTTGTGAACAACGAATCGCTCAAGGTTATATTAATTCTAGCATTTCGATATATTAAGACAAGTGTTGCTTAACCACAATAGTATCAATCAATAAACTTTAATCCAAAAATCGCATCATCATCTTGTTAACAAGTAGAGAAATATACGCAAAATATCACTGATAACGGCTATCAGAGGTACGCTGATAAGCAATTTACCTTGCAATATCATAACATAGTCGAGCATTGACGAATGACGACCCATAtacaatgaatttatttacttgtgCACTCGTTTTTATTGTGTATAGCCACAGAGTCCAAAGTGCAACGTTGTGTGACAGTGATTTTTGTGTGTGTCGTGTAAATCATAGTGAAAATGAGGATTTTGGTGAAACAATAGATTGCTCGTACAATCCTAGAATTTTAAAAGACAACTACGACCTCCCGGATACAGTGTATTCCTTAGACTTATCCTGGAATAATTTAACCATTATAAACTCAACGAAAATCTTCAAATCAAATACATTAATtgaattactattaaataacaatagaatTACGGAAATTGAAAGCACAGCCCTACAATTACCGAAGTTGAAGAAACTCGATTTAAGcaacaacaatttaaatattattgataaggaaacttttaaaaacataaaccaaTTAGAGTATTTAAACCttgctaataataaatttcacacAGTGTCCTCATTATCATTTCATCATCTCGGAGGTCTATCGGAAATAATTCTCGATAACAATGATTTGGGAATGAGCCTGAaagataaaaacttatttgatAGAAGTGGATACGGCCTGACTCATAAAATTCGATCATTATCAATAAGTGGAATCAACCTAAATACAGTCTACGATAATTTCTTCGTCGACGCATAcgatataagaaaattaatcatttctaataataacataGGCGCAGTATTTGAACTGCCCATAACGCTAGAATACCTGGATCTTTCAGATAATCCAATAACTGAGATTTCGGGGGAAGATTTTTCTGATTACCCGGCTTTGAAAGTTTTGCTActgaataatttatcaatcaaTGAAGTACCAGAATTTACTTTCTCGTCATTACGAGGTCTTGTAAACCTACAACTcgagagaaataaaaatttaactaattttaacgAACTTGCGTTCGGTCAAGATGTCTTAGAAGATGCAGATGATTTTACGTTAGAAAACTTATCGTTAAAAGGCTCTAAACTGACGACTCTTTCTAATAAACTAGAGGTTCCCTTTGGACAGCTCGTACATTTGGATTTACAGGGCAACATGTGGAATTGTGACTGCAGTTTTAAATGGATAAAGAAGCTACagattaatgataaatattcaGAGCATTTACGGTACGTGATTGAAGTAATATAGCTaaatttcttctttctttatttctttattgtataaataatcttaaattgtaGAAGTTGGTATGGTGGAAACATAAACTGGACACATTTTTTCTGCccaccaggacgtcgaaaatatttagttaattataattaacttaataaagtgACATAATGTACAACAAAACACCTTTACTCTCAAAAATTGTACAAACAACGCACTAAAACATGTACTGCTTTTCGTTACGTCGATATTTTATACAAGTAATTAGTAGGGATTGAGAAATGTATTAGCTTTCTAAATTAatcacttaaatattttttcagatgCTTCACACCACggcaattttttaatagtaaagtaATGGATTTGGATCAAAAGTATTTCGTGTGTGCTGTGGAGAGGCATTTGACCGGAATAGCAATCGGCACTATTTCCGCCTGTGTGTTGCTGGCCTTTATGGCTGCGTGGATCTATATAATGGTGCCCAAACACCAATCAAGAagtaatttcatcaaaaacatGTACTCTTCTCCAGGGTACTCGTTATTACCTGTTCATGTGAACCTCAGCGATGGACCATAGCGTATACTTGTTTGTATGCATTTTTACCACGCAACACTGTAGAACAAGTTACCTCTAAGAAAGTTTAGATGTCTTAAGAGTATTAAAGAGTAAAGCATACTTATTCATTGGGAGTCAGAACAATAATGGGAATTTATCATTGACATTACGTGAAATTCtagtctatatttatattgtttttcgaacGTTCTTAAATTGCTAGTCGCTTTGTCTTATTTTCGGACCAGCTTGTAAATTTCATTGTTACTTGGGTAATgacagaataaaattattttaaataatcacaGATTTGatgatgaaaatttatttttaaattattttttttaccattattttgtattttactaaTCACTTCCATTTTTAATGCCACGTATAAAATACTTGTtaaggtttaataaaataaatatctactaGAAGTGATGACCTCTTGGACGCAATATTATATCTGCATAAACTCATCAGAATGTATTTATAACTAGattaatgaaaactttatgTCGAAGCATAATAGTATTCCCATAAtactttttactataaataaaaaccaagtttaaattcactttttatatttataaaatacaaaagtgtACAAAGTttacaattgtataaaaacttgTGCTACATTGAAGGCAAAGATTTGtgcttataaaatacatttggcCCTAAGTTAATTCACTTAATATTCGCTCACCACATTGTTCAAAGCGGGGCTAATaatcaatacaatataaaatttgtacatTGTAATTAGACCTTATtacaatgaaatgaaattatttcaagTTCCAACAATTAAATCGTCCTTGTTTTGAAACTTATTAACCCAGGTTTTACAAAAGATTATCTTTGGGTCCATCAATTTAACTAGACGGATTGTATTCGAACGATCATAATTGCAAATATAACCACGGGGCGCTGTTTAAGTTacaataatcataattatgttacgtttattagtaaattttcGGGTTGATATTAAGGGTAGATACTATTACTATACCATGAGTACAATTATCAAACTCTAAGTCGAAATACGACTAAATTTTATGATCTTTCTGACAAAGATCTTTAAAACTCATGGTAAAGCTACTAGTATCAATAATACAAGTtatacacacaaacacacaaatacaaaaatttatttacctaaATCTTACATCTATATAAGCAGGCACAAGCGTTTTACAAAAGGCTGCATTTGAGCGTTTGTTAACAATCAGTCGATATAGCCAATGGCTTTGTGATTTTCCATAAAACCTAACACAGCATTAATCAAATCCAATAGTCATATGAGAAAACTTGTCTGTAGTTAAACCCTCaattcctaaaaaaaataaatcagtccgATTTCTGTCAAATAGGCTCTTCAATTTTTCTAATAAGCATTTCCTAGATCAGCCTTCTCTGTCTGCCCAGTAATTGTGATAACATAGATGAAAACAGACTGTTACTTAAGTATAAACGGTGAAATtaggatatttaaatttaataaaaagaggGTATTTAACCGTTTTTCTAAAATTGTGGCGGCTTACTTACTGGCGGGATACTTGAGGCATCAAGCCGACTGAAAGCGGTTATACACTAGTACTTAACCTCACCTGGGGATAGTCCAAATCAGTCCCAGCTCCAAGTCAAGTTAAAATCGCAATTAAAATGACATAGTCATATCACCAAAGTGAAATTATGGTTATCACTGATATGTAATTTAcgtttatatgttaattaatttccaaacaattatatttattgatacagATTTTGCGTTCTTTGGTCATTTGAGCTTTTTTATACAGAGAAACTTTGACTGgaacatttcaaatttattccTAGCACTTTAATATCTACCTACTATTCCACAACCCTTTACACAAACCACTAAAAACATTGATCCTCGCTTCCACTATGAAAATGCttcaatcattttatttcacatataatatttttcgatagAAAACAATCTCAAATTACTGCAAATCAAAGAGATTAAAATACATAGCGAGTTGGAAACAGCTGTACTTTTTGtaggtctgggcttcagatttctgagtctgtttcatgatcatttgtcaatcaaataggcaactaggtgatcagtctcctatgcctgacacatgccgtcgactttttcggTCTAAAGGCAAGCCggcttcctcacgatgttttccttcacccttCGAGCGGttattaaatgcacacatagaaagtgTATTGGTGCATGTggttcgaacctacggccTCAGGGACGAgggtcgcacgctgaagccactagttTAACACTGCTAAAATAAATAGCGACATAAAATGTCCGATTCAGGGCGCCTAATGCCAAAAAGATTTGACATTTAAGATATTTGACGTTTCCGgctatattgtatttaaatccCTTTGCTTTAATTACACGTTAAATATTGATCTATGTAAACTtagctataataaatataattatgtactaCGATATGagcttataatatatgtaacatggcggtaattttttgttgtaaattatataaataaaaatatacataacatattatatgttttaaaagtgTGCATGCTTTTATAACTACTGTCGTGACATcgtagaattaaaaatctactGTCATACAAAAAAGGAtttggaatataatatatctataaacaGATTGCACTTttctgaaaatatttcttagtaTAAAGTTCCATAGACATAAAGAACAGACAAAGGGATCGTTCCCAAATAAGACAAATGCTTAGCAAAACTTTTCATTTGCAttcgaataaatattattaccaaGAAAAGAATacgcaataattaattataattaaataaattaaattgacgaTTTTTTGAAATCacgctttaaattaatatcttatcTTAAATTTTCCGTGCCCAAGTAAAGCGCCTAATTGCACagattaaacaatattcatatGTCTCTTTTCACAACagattaaaaacatcaaagaTTTGATAGAAACGAAAGAGCATTTTAGTGTAGAGTGCAATtagagtatttttaattaattaattatcaggtagttttattttataattactaagtAAATTAAGTCTATTCTCTTTACGTAATTTGTGCTTGAAGTCTAAGgcctataactaaaatatgacacaaaatatacattgagTATAAATGCTATCCATACGTCTTTAAGAatggcaataaaatataaaaaaatctatagcaATGAGTGTAGAGTAGCAATGCACTCACTGagattcataataatttcaaatgttttatgagtattaaaaaatatcgtttcacttacttgatattaaaaaatcagaatatttatataaaaaaaatataaaaataaactggcTACACCGAACTACAAATACAATGGTTCGGTATATCCTGTTCCAATCATGTCTTGTCTAGGCATTACTAACCCTATTTTAGtcttaaatattgtgttaacTCAATACTTTTGGGAATATAGTCATTCATGACGTCATCAATAAGTTACGTCATCACTGTCATACAAGTCTCATGTCATCTCTAACGCAAATCTCCTCCTGTCAAACGGACGTCTCGCTATTGAGCCTTAACACAAACCTGTTGCTCTTCGGATCGACCACTTCCTcgcttaaattaaatttgggCAGCTGTTTTATGGAACAAACGAGAGAAATATCGCCTTGACGAAGCTGAAATTCGATGTTATCAGCTAAAGGTCGGGCCAACAGCTCGTCAGAAATCAGCGACCAGCGCTGCATTGTGCGTGCTTCTTGCTCAGCGGCCAAAACCGGCCCTTCGACTAAAAATGGTTCGAGAAACGCACGCGGAGATGCGTCTTGAGATAAACAACGAGCGAGGTGGGCTAGTACCTGTCggacaatatttattgaactttaatataaaatgtctttaacattacaatattaatatatatatatatatatatatgtataaggctataagtacatataaaatgtatgttataagACAGTTAATTAGAAAAGTTATAAACAGCAATAGAGCTACGACTGTTAGTTTTGTTCTTGCATGTTTGATCAAGTATAATTTGCgcatatagataataaatccTTCTTGAACAGCAATACATAGGATCAAGACGACTGGAGTGGAATAGCACTAAACACAgccaatttgaattttaatttattaaatgtttgaagcttctttttaaacaataaaacaaatgcgGAATCAAGttcaataatgtaaaacaataaattattctataaaatgtCTACGCAATATGGCACTTGGAATATttcataagtttaaaaaataatcaatcgGCTCATCACCACGCTTCAAATCCAGACATTAACTATGTTAAGCATTACTGTTAATTATgcttatgaaacagattcactTGTTTgtacatgatttttttctcaCTCATTTGTAAATTCGGAgagatttgtatatattttgttcaatTTGAAAACTAACCGAGTCAGCTGAATGTCTCGGTTGTTGTCTTGTAGCTCGGAGGTACTTTTGCAGTGCACGAGCAAGAGACGGGAACACAGCCTGCGCAGCTTCACGGGGTCCTAAAGCGCCACCTGgtgattatattaattatattcattcatACGTTCCTGTATAGTACTGCAAAACAATCAAAAAtctctataatatttt contains the following coding sequences:
- the LOC110999769 gene encoding leucine-rich repeat-containing protein 15-like; amino-acid sequence: MNLFTCALVFIVYSHRVQSATLCDSDFCVCRVNHSENEDFGETIDCSYNPRILKDNYDLPDTVYSLDLSWNNLTIINSTKIFKSNTLIELLLNNNRITEIESTALQLPKLKKLDLSNNNLNIIDKETFKNINQLEYLNLANNKFHTVSSLSFHHLGGLSEIILDNNDLGMSLKDKNLFDRSGYGLTHKIRSLSISGINLNTVYDNFFVDAYDIRKLIISNNNIGAVFELPITLEYLDLSDNPITEISGEDFSDYPALKVLLLNNLSINEVPEFTFSSLRGLVNLQLERNKNLTNFNELAFGQDVLEDADDFTLENLSLKGSKLTTLSNKLEVPFGQLVHLDLQGNMWNCDCSFKWIKKLQINDKYSEHLRCFTPRQFFNSKVMDLDQKYFVCAVERHLTGIAIGTISACVLLAFMAAWIYIMVPKHQSRSNFIKNMYSSPGYSLLPVHVNLSDGP